A part of Candidatus Electrothrix aestuarii genomic DNA contains:
- the vapB gene encoding type II toxin-antitoxin system VapB family antitoxin, producing MNCARTKIFKSNRSQAVRLPKSVSFPESIKDVEIIAIGNKRIIAPADQSWDDWFDAPGVSDDFMEEREQPKDHIREPF from the coding sequence ATGAACTGCGCTCGAACCAAAATATTTAAAAGCAACAGAAGCCAGGCAGTTCGACTGCCAAAATCCGTTTCTTTTCCCGAATCCATCAAAGATGTTGAAATCATAGCCATCGGCAACAAACGCATTATTGCCCCGGCAGATCAATCCTGGGATGACTGGTTTGATGCACCAGGAGTTTCCGACGATTTCATGGAAGAACGGGAGCAACCCAAAGACCACATCCGAGAGCCCTTCTAA
- a CDS encoding NAD(P)/FAD-dependent oxidoreductase, with protein MLAKKKVLMIGSGIGGLSTAIILAKLGFEVTVLEKNSQAGGLMRSYPREGIECEVGIHYLGSLDKGQILRTFFDYLGVTESIPVTRMGKGGVIDRYLFAASGRQSGGSVTFDVPEGLDAFAENLKQAFPEERRAIVEILARLRKASEQLHGLDFLYGMESNFTLLDQADSFGEILNELHCSPGLRSILAVPSCWIGVPLQDCPAFYHNMALASYLSSSWRLDCSGSEMADAFARRLLELGGKIITRAEVSGLEIADRVVKGVRLQSGEYLEAETVIGAVHPKVVLGMLPEGAVKPSYRQRISRLLDTHGIFSVHVRVDAESHPEIPYNIFKIDTDKEGNVPDMKYYQIRTTGRKDANLLSILTSGKDELWAPWQDTRTGWRGNDYGTLKMQHAEELLKEAEGLFGAFKGAKILDAYTPLTMRDWMNSPGGSAYGVQRSSSQMLAAALLNRTAVKGLYLAGQNVLAPGVIGTLMGSFSTVKLLIGAEIFEDNFDMLRGN; from the coding sequence ATGCTTGCCAAGAAGAAGGTTTTGATGATCGGCTCCGGTATCGGTGGCCTCAGTACAGCAATTATTTTGGCCAAGCTGGGCTTCGAGGTCACGGTCCTGGAAAAGAATTCCCAGGCAGGGGGGCTGATGCGTAGCTACCCTCGCGAGGGCATTGAGTGTGAGGTCGGGATACATTATCTGGGCTCTCTGGATAAGGGACAGATCCTGCGTACATTTTTTGACTATCTCGGTGTCACCGAAAGTATCCCGGTCACCAGGATGGGGAAGGGTGGTGTTATTGATCGCTACCTCTTTGCTGCTTCGGGCAGGCAATCTGGAGGATCTGTAACCTTTGATGTGCCGGAGGGCCTGGATGCCTTTGCCGAGAATCTCAAGCAGGCCTTTCCTGAGGAGCGGAGGGCCATCGTTGAGATCCTTGCCCGCCTGCGAAAGGCCAGTGAGCAATTGCACGGCCTTGATTTCCTTTACGGGATGGAAAGCAATTTCACTCTCCTGGATCAGGCGGATTCCTTTGGTGAAATCCTGAACGAACTGCACTGTTCTCCAGGGCTGCGGAGTATTCTGGCTGTACCCTCCTGCTGGATCGGCGTTCCCTTGCAGGACTGTCCTGCCTTTTACCATAATATGGCCCTGGCCTCCTACCTCTCCTCCTCCTGGCGCCTGGATTGCAGTGGGTCGGAGATGGCAGATGCCTTTGCTCGGCGTCTGCTGGAATTAGGTGGCAAGATCATCACCCGAGCCGAGGTTAGCGGGCTGGAGATTGCTGACCGCGTCGTTAAAGGGGTACGCTTGCAATCCGGGGAATATCTGGAGGCTGAAACAGTGATCGGGGCCGTGCATCCCAAGGTGGTTTTGGGGATGTTGCCCGAAGGAGCGGTGAAGCCATCCTATCGGCAACGGATCAGCAGGCTCCTGGATACCCACGGGATTTTTTCTGTACATGTCCGGGTTGATGCGGAGAGCCATCCTGAGATTCCCTATAATATTTTCAAGATAGATACGGATAAAGAGGGGAATGTCCCGGATATGAAGTATTATCAGATCCGCACAACAGGCAGGAAGGATGCCAACCTCCTTTCCATTCTCACCTCGGGGAAGGATGAGTTATGGGCACCTTGGCAGGATACCCGTACCGGGTGGCGCGGGAATGACTATGGTACGCTGAAGATGCAACATGCTGAGGAATTATTGAAAGAGGCCGAGGGGCTATTTGGTGCCTTCAAAGGTGCCAAGATCCTTGATGCCTACACGCCTCTGACCATGCGGGATTGGATGAATAGTCCGGGTGGAAGCGCTTACGGGGTGCAGCGTTCTTCCAGCCAGATGCTGGCTGCGGCCTTGCTGAATCGCACTGCGGTCAAGGGCCTGTACCTTGCCGGGCAGAATGTGTTGGCTCCCGGAGTCATCGGTACGCTTATGGGCTCCTTCAGTACGGTGAAGTTGCTTATCGGGGCGGAGATTTTTGAAGATAATTTTGATATGTTAAGAGGAAATTAA
- the recD gene encoding exodeoxyribonuclease V subunit alpha, giving the protein MHKQLQQACVQGEIRLLDLHLGLFLEKQAFAKARPADPTHPSLLLAATLASAAVGNGHVCYPLAETPEQASLVEFVQECCPDLEQWRKDLLATTVVGLPGETSPLILDEKNRLYLYRFSCYEAFIAATLRRRAASQLDFDSQLASQVLSRLFPQSEEGGDVIDFQKMAAALALLKPLVIISGGPGTGKTHTVARILAVIQALHAQQQDKEEQAQKGRRKKLLRIALAAPTGKAAARLEESIRKAKLSLPKDLQQDIPEQAQTLHRLLGSRPGVADFRFNRDNLLYLDLLILDEASMIDVEMMVAILEALPEKTRIILLGDRHQLASVEAGSLFADLCGEGEPRWSPQLCTKLEQLTGSSMSGSRSMQETEEEADVTDTTAGHPLADSLVLLRTSYRFQDESGIGALAAAVKSGSVEQMHQILAGDPDERPDVEVVQHTGTQRAQWLEEQIRKGFLPMLQASSPEQAFTAMEEFRFLCALRKGQDGVEGINALVTQVLRRIGLIPAQKTDWYQGRPIMILRNQYEMQLFNGDTGILWRDGRGKLRAWFRRADNSLISISPARLPEHETAYAITVHKAQGSEFDQVLLLLPEEESRVLSQELLYTGITRARSKLILCASSERLAITVKRKTQRFSGLAEKLHG; this is encoded by the coding sequence ATGCATAAACAGCTGCAACAGGCCTGTGTGCAAGGCGAAATACGGCTCCTGGACCTTCATCTCGGGCTTTTCCTGGAAAAGCAGGCCTTCGCCAAAGCCCGACCAGCGGATCCAACACATCCCTCCCTCCTCCTTGCTGCAACCTTGGCCAGTGCCGCAGTAGGTAATGGACATGTCTGCTATCCTTTAGCAGAGACACCCGAGCAAGCAAGCTTGGTAGAGTTTGTGCAGGAATGCTGTCCAGATCTGGAACAGTGGCGCAAGGACTTGCTGGCCACCACGGTTGTTGGCCTTCCCGGTGAGACATCTCCTCTGATTCTTGACGAGAAGAACCGGCTCTACCTCTACCGCTTCTCCTGCTACGAGGCATTTATTGCCGCAACCCTGCGACGTCGGGCTGCAAGCCAACTTGATTTTGATTCGCAGCTTGCCTCTCAAGTACTGAGCCGACTTTTTCCTCAGAGCGAAGAGGGTGGTGACGTCATAGATTTTCAGAAAATGGCTGCTGCTCTGGCCTTGCTGAAACCCTTGGTGATTATCTCCGGTGGCCCTGGAACCGGAAAGACCCATACAGTGGCCCGCATTCTGGCTGTGATTCAGGCCCTGCATGCTCAGCAGCAGGATAAAGAGGAGCAGGCGCAGAAGGGGCGGAGAAAAAAGCTCCTCAGGATTGCCCTGGCTGCTCCGACAGGCAAGGCAGCAGCCCGCCTGGAGGAATCCATCCGCAAGGCTAAGCTCTCATTACCCAAGGACCTCCAGCAGGATATCCCGGAACAAGCCCAAACCCTGCATCGTCTGCTTGGTTCCCGGCCCGGTGTTGCGGATTTCCGTTTTAATCGTGATAATTTGTTGTACCTGGACCTGCTGATCCTGGATGAGGCCTCGATGATTGATGTGGAGATGATGGTCGCCATTCTGGAGGCCCTGCCGGAAAAGACCCGCATCATTCTGCTCGGGGACCGTCATCAGCTGGCCTCGGTGGAAGCGGGCAGCCTCTTTGCCGATCTCTGCGGCGAGGGCGAGCCTCGATGGTCCCCTCAGCTCTGTACTAAATTGGAGCAGTTGACCGGGAGTTCCATGTCGGGGTCTCGCTCTATGCAGGAAACAGAGGAGGAAGCTGATGTAACTGATACCACAGCAGGTCATCCTCTGGCCGATTCACTGGTGCTACTGCGCACCAGTTATCGTTTTCAGGATGAGAGTGGGATCGGTGCCCTTGCTGCGGCAGTAAAGAGCGGCTCCGTGGAGCAGATGCACCAGATTCTGGCTGGTGACCCGGATGAACGTCCAGATGTGGAGGTGGTGCAACACACCGGGACGCAGCGGGCGCAATGGCTGGAGGAGCAGATACGAAAGGGATTTCTGCCTATGTTGCAAGCCTCTTCCCCGGAACAGGCATTTACGGCAATGGAGGAGTTTCGCTTTCTCTGCGCCCTGCGCAAGGGACAGGATGGGGTTGAGGGCATCAATGCCCTGGTGACTCAGGTCCTACGACGGATCGGTCTTATTCCTGCGCAAAAGACAGACTGGTACCAAGGACGACCGATCATGATCCTCCGTAATCAGTATGAGATGCAGCTTTTTAATGGCGATACCGGTATACTTTGGCGGGACGGGCGGGGAAAATTACGAGCTTGGTTTCGCCGGGCAGATAACAGCCTGATCTCGATCAGTCCTGCGCGCTTACCAGAGCATGAGACGGCCTATGCCATTACGGTGCATAAGGCCCAGGGGTCGGAGTTTGATCAGGTCCTGCTGCTTTTGCCGGAAGAGGAGAGCCGGGTGCTCAGTCAGGAACTCCTCTACACCGGTATTACCCGGGCTCGCAGCAAACTTATCCTTTGTGCTTCCTCAGAAAGGCTCGCAATAACGGTCAAGAGAAAGACGCAACGCTTTTCCGGCCTGGCTGAAAAGTTACATGGTTAA
- the vapC gene encoding tRNA(fMet)-specific endonuclease VapC yields MLKYMLDTNIVIYAIKNRPQQIRECFKKHQGQMCISTVTLGELIFGAERSQQVERNLADIEAMVARMEVLPLDNEAAYHFGQIRSELYRIGQPIGPYDMMIAGHARSSGLILVTNNTKEFERVSGLRLENWVTC; encoded by the coding sequence ATGCTGAAGTACATGCTGGACACCAATATCGTTATTTATGCGATAAAAAATCGTCCGCAACAAATACGGGAATGTTTTAAAAAGCACCAGGGACAAATGTGTATTTCCACAGTCACCCTTGGCGAGCTGATTTTCGGGGCAGAGCGGTCACAGCAGGTAGAACGAAACCTTGCTGATATCGAAGCAATGGTCGCCCGAATGGAAGTACTTCCTCTGGACAATGAAGCCGCCTACCATTTTGGCCAAATACGGAGTGAGTTGTATCGAATCGGCCAGCCCATAGGTCCATACGATATGATGATAGCCGGGCATGCCCGATCATCGGGGCTTATTCTGGTGACAAATAATACCAAGGAATTTGAACGGGTTTCTGGATTGCGCCTTGAGAATTGGGTAACATGCTGA